Proteins from a single region of Magnetospirillum sp. 15-1:
- a CDS encoding DUF1285 domain-containing protein, giving the protein MNQPLTEAPPDVDYPGQLPEYCGDLGIRIDRQGRWFYHGSPINRKEMVCLFASVLYRAKDGGYLLITPGEMGRIEVEDVPFLAVEMFTCGAGRDMVVSFRTNMDEMVTVDTDHPLRIAEVEGSGEPSPYVTVRNGLEARLTRSVYYELVAQGWEEDREGEAVYGLWSSGSFFPLGRLDLPD; this is encoded by the coding sequence GTGAACCAGCCATTGACCGAAGCCCCTCCGGACGTGGATTACCCGGGCCAATTGCCCGAATATTGCGGTGATCTCGGTATCCGCATCGACCGGCAGGGACGTTGGTTCTACCATGGCTCGCCGATCAACCGCAAAGAGATGGTCTGCCTGTTCGCCTCGGTGCTGTACCGGGCCAAGGACGGCGGCTATCTCCTGATCACGCCGGGCGAGATGGGCCGCATCGAGGTGGAGGACGTTCCCTTCCTGGCGGTCGAGATGTTCACCTGCGGCGCGGGACGCGACATGGTGGTCAGCTTCCGCACCAACATGGACGAGATGGTCACGGTGGATACCGACCATCCGCTGAGAATCGCGGAGGTCGAGGGCTCGGGGGAGCCGTCGCCCTACGTTACCGTACGGAACGGGCTGGAGGCGCGCCTCACCCGCTCCGTCTACTACGAACTGGTCGCCCAGGGCTGGGAGGAGGACCGGGAGGGAGAAGCGGTTTACGGCCTATGGAGCAGCGGGAGCTTTTTTCCATTGGGGAGGCTGGACCTTCCCGACTGA
- a CDS encoding CCA tRNA nucleotidyltransferase, which produces MSRTRLHLNPGDPIGLLGPQDWMDAAETRAVVAALQADGAKVRFVGGCVRDALLKRPIRDIDIATPDPPERVLALLDDAGIHAIPTGIEHGTVTAVIGKAHYEITTLRVDVESFGRHARIEYTDDWRADASRRDFTMNALSADPEGQVYDPFDGIADMAAGRVRFVGQPEKRIEEDALRLLRFFRFHAHYGRGIAMETRALNACRRMAGRLENLSGERVAGELVRLLLADDPTPSLLVMHSHGILAHILPEAREFGRLRTLCWLERRGLVRPEIHPDAIRRLAALLVTDRAGALALGDRLKLSGTQSKRVAAMAAPRVQVDFTMDGPATRRALRKVGGEEFRDLTLVAWAARRTLEARPDAAETERWTALLDAARDWEPVELPVKGRDLMEMGVPHGPRIGGLLVAVEAWWEGLDYRPDRVQCLDKLRELMAGGL; this is translated from the coding sequence ATGAGTAGAACCCGCCTGCACCTCAATCCCGGCGACCCCATCGGCCTGCTGGGACCGCAGGACTGGATGGATGCCGCCGAAACCCGCGCGGTGGTGGCGGCGCTGCAGGCCGATGGCGCCAAGGTGCGCTTCGTCGGTGGCTGCGTGCGCGACGCCCTGCTGAAGCGGCCGATCCGCGACATCGACATCGCCACCCCCGACCCGCCCGAGCGGGTGCTGGCCCTGCTGGACGATGCCGGCATCCATGCCATCCCCACCGGAATCGAGCACGGCACGGTGACGGCGGTGATCGGCAAGGCCCATTACGAGATCACCACGCTTCGGGTCGACGTGGAGAGCTTCGGCCGCCACGCCCGCATCGAGTACACCGACGACTGGCGGGCCGACGCCTCGCGGCGTGACTTCACCATGAACGCCCTGTCGGCCGATCCCGAGGGACAGGTCTACGACCCCTTCGACGGCATCGCCGACATGGCGGCGGGGCGGGTGCGCTTCGTGGGCCAGCCGGAAAAGCGCATCGAGGAGGACGCGCTGCGCCTGCTGCGCTTCTTCCGCTTCCACGCCCATTACGGCCGGGGCATCGCCATGGAGACGCGGGCGCTCAACGCCTGCCGCCGCATGGCCGGCCGCCTGGAAAACCTGTCGGGCGAGCGGGTGGCGGGCGAACTGGTGCGCCTGCTGCTGGCCGACGACCCCACGCCCTCCCTGCTGGTCATGCACAGCCACGGCATCCTGGCCCACATCCTGCCCGAGGCCCGCGAGTTCGGGCGGCTGCGCACCCTGTGCTGGCTCGAGCGCCGGGGGCTGGTCCGCCCCGAAATCCACCCCGACGCCATCCGGCGCCTGGCCGCCCTGCTGGTCACCGACCGGGCCGGCGCCCTGGCCCTGGGTGACCGCCTCAAGCTGTCGGGTACCCAGAGCAAGCGGGTGGCGGCCATGGCGGCACCGCGGGTTCAGGTGGATTTCACCATGGATGGCCCCGCCACCCGCCGGGCGCTGCGCAAGGTGGGCGGCGAGGAGTTCCGTGACCTGACCCTGGTGGCCTGGGCGGCGCGGCGCACCCTGGAGGCGCGGCCCGACGCCGCCGAAACGGAACGCTGGACCGCCCTGCTGGATGCCGCCCGCGACTGGGAACCGGTGGAATTGCCGGTCAAGGGCCGCGATCTGATGGAGATGGGGGTACCGCACGGCCCCCGCATCGGCGGCCTGCTGGTCGCGGTGGAAGCCTGGTGGGAGGGGCTTGATTACCGTCCCGACCGCGTCCAATGCCTGGACAAGCTGCGGGAGTTGATGGCCGGAGGGCTATAG
- a CDS encoding CoA pyrophosphatase encodes MEQRELFSIGEAGPSRLTREAIARRLTDGFNPRGRGDSALEALIQGGAVRPGAATGDDALTPAAVLVLLVERPEGLTVMLTKRTAHLAHHPGQISFPGGRLEPEDKGDFTTCALRETEEETGLDRTRVRLLGRLDDYATGTGFIITPLVGVVDPPFALSPDSFEVAEVFEVPLAFVLDQANHQLQSREVRGMQRPFWALTWQDHLIWGATAGILINLFEVLVSRYSGESPE; translated from the coding sequence ATGGAGCAGCGGGAGCTTTTTTCCATTGGGGAGGCTGGACCTTCCCGACTGACGCGCGAGGCGATCGCGCGGCGGCTGACCGACGGGTTCAACCCGCGCGGACGGGGCGACTCGGCCTTGGAAGCGCTGATCCAGGGCGGCGCCGTCCGCCCCGGTGCCGCCACCGGCGACGATGCGCTCACCCCGGCGGCGGTCCTGGTGCTCCTGGTGGAGCGCCCCGAGGGACTGACGGTGATGCTGACCAAGCGCACCGCCCACCTCGCCCACCATCCCGGCCAGATCAGCTTCCCCGGCGGGCGCCTCGAGCCCGAGGACAAGGGTGACTTCACCACCTGCGCCCTGCGCGAGACCGAGGAGGAAACCGGCCTCGACCGCACGAGGGTGCGCCTGCTGGGCCGTCTGGACGATTACGCCACCGGCACCGGCTTCATCATCACCCCGCTGGTGGGGGTGGTCGACCCGCCCTTCGCCCTTTCCCCCGATTCCTTCGAGGTAGCCGAGGTCTTCGAGGTGCCGCTGGCCTTCGTCCTCGACCAGGCCAACCACCAGCTGCAGAGCCGCGAGGTCCGGGGAATGCAGCGGCCCTTCTGGGCGTTGACCTGGCAAGATCACCTGATCTGGGGTGCCACCGCCGGCATCCTGATCAACCTGTTCGAAGTGCTGGTGTCCCGTTATTCCGGCGAGTCACCGGAATGA
- a CDS encoding MoxR family ATPase, protein MTPHTSSAAPLDEIAALDSRLSEARAAIGRVIFGQDEVIDQSLITLLAGGHALLIGLPGLAKTRLVHTLGVVLGLDDKRVQFTPDLMPADILGSEVLEESAGGGRAFRFVKGPVFCQLLMADEINRAGPRTQSALLQAMQEHHVSVAGSRYDLPRPFHVLATQNPLEQEGTYPLPEAQLDRFLMQIDVGYPDFEAERRMLIDTTGAQSAEPVRVMEACDLLAAQALVRRVPVGESVVDAILTLVREGRPESTSLDLVRRAVAWGPGPRAAQALMLATRARALLQGRLAPSIDDIRALAAPVLRHRMALGFAARADGITLTQVIGALEGTL, encoded by the coding sequence ATGACACCCCATACCAGTTCCGCCGCCCCGCTCGACGAGATCGCCGCCCTCGATTCCCGCCTGTCCGAGGCCCGCGCCGCCATCGGCCGCGTCATCTTCGGTCAGGACGAAGTCATCGACCAGAGTCTTATCACGCTGCTGGCGGGGGGTCACGCCCTGTTGATCGGCCTGCCCGGCCTGGCCAAGACCCGGCTGGTGCACACGCTGGGCGTGGTGCTGGGCCTGGACGACAAGCGGGTGCAGTTCACCCCCGACCTGATGCCCGCCGACATCCTGGGCTCGGAGGTGCTGGAGGAAAGCGCCGGCGGCGGGCGGGCCTTCCGCTTCGTCAAGGGGCCGGTGTTCTGCCAGTTGCTGATGGCCGACGAGATCAACCGCGCCGGTCCGCGCACCCAGTCGGCCCTGCTGCAGGCCATGCAGGAGCATCACGTCAGCGTGGCGGGCAGCCGCTACGACCTGCCCCGGCCGTTCCACGTGCTGGCCACCCAGAACCCGCTGGAGCAGGAGGGCACCTATCCCCTGCCCGAGGCGCAGCTGGACCGCTTCCTGATGCAGATCGACGTGGGCTATCCCGATTTCGAGGCCGAGCGCCGCATGCTGATCGACACCACCGGCGCCCAGTCCGCCGAGCCGGTGCGCGTCATGGAGGCCTGCGACCTGCTGGCGGCCCAGGCGCTGGTGCGGCGCGTCCCGGTGGGCGAGTCGGTGGTCGACGCCATCCTGACCCTGGTGCGCGAGGGACGGCCGGAAAGCACCTCGCTGGATCTGGTGCGCCGGGCCGTGGCCTGGGGGCCCGGCCCGCGCGCCGCCCAGGCGCTGATGCTGGCGACGCGGGCGCGGGCGTTGCTGCAGGGCCGTCTGGCGCCCTCCATCGACGACATCCGTGCCCTGGCCGCCCCGGTGCTGCGTCATCGCATGGCGCTGGGCTTCGCCGCCAGGGCCGACGGCATCACCCTGACCCAGGTGATCGGGGCCCTGGAAGGCACCCTATGA
- the tldD gene encoding metalloprotease TldD, translating to MSNVAMAQDLFFTQTGLDADGLRRIVAEALAGADDGELFLEYRQSESLVLDDGQIKSASFDTSQGFGLRAVAGEAHGYAHGSELSEAAIRRAAATVRAVRSGHSGTMAAPPSGGARALYTEVNPLAQVPFEDKVRLLEEIDSYTRSRDNRVRQVTASLAGSWQAVTILRADGTLAADIRPMVRLGVNVVLGDGDRMETGGHGMGGRIAYGGVMGLADWHHCADEALRQASVNLGSVPAPAGEMPVVLGNGWPGVMLHEAVGHGLEGDFNRKATSAFTGKIGARVASPGVTVVDDGTIPDRRGSLSIDDEGTPTSRTVLIEDGILVGYLQDRMNARLMGVAATGNGRRQSYAHAPIPRMTNTFMMAGTADPAEIIASVPRGIYAVNFGGGQVDITNGKFVFSASEAYLIENGKVGPAVKGATLIGNGPDALTRITMIGNDLALDPGIGTCGKDGQGVPVGVGQPTLRMDGLTVGGTAV from the coding sequence ATGTCCAACGTCGCCATGGCCCAGGACCTGTTCTTCACCCAAACCGGCCTCGACGCGGACGGTTTGCGGCGCATCGTCGCCGAGGCGCTGGCCGGAGCCGATGACGGCGAACTGTTCCTGGAATACCGGCAGTCGGAATCCCTGGTCCTCGACGACGGCCAGATCAAGAGCGCCAGCTTCGACACCAGCCAGGGCTTCGGCCTGCGCGCAGTGGCGGGCGAGGCCCATGGCTACGCCCACGGCTCGGAACTGTCAGAGGCGGCCATCCGCCGCGCCGCCGCCACGGTGCGCGCCGTGCGCTCCGGCCATTCCGGCACCATGGCCGCCCCGCCGTCCGGCGGCGCCAGGGCGCTGTACACCGAGGTCAATCCCCTGGCCCAGGTGCCCTTCGAGGACAAAGTCCGGCTGCTCGAAGAGATCGATTCCTACACCCGCTCCAGGGACAACCGGGTGCGGCAGGTGACCGCCTCGCTGGCCGGGTCGTGGCAGGCGGTGACCATCCTGCGGGCCGACGGGACACTGGCCGCCGACATCCGTCCCATGGTGCGCCTGGGCGTCAACGTGGTGCTGGGGGACGGCGACCGCATGGAGACCGGCGGCCACGGCATGGGCGGCCGCATCGCCTATGGCGGCGTCATGGGGCTGGCCGACTGGCATCATTGCGCCGACGAGGCGTTGCGCCAAGCCTCGGTCAATCTCGGCTCGGTGCCCGCCCCGGCCGGCGAGATGCCGGTGGTGCTGGGCAACGGCTGGCCGGGCGTCATGCTGCACGAGGCGGTGGGCCACGGGCTGGAGGGCGACTTCAACCGCAAGGCCACCTCGGCCTTTACCGGCAAGATCGGGGCGCGGGTCGCCTCGCCCGGCGTCACCGTCGTCGACGACGGCACCATTCCCGACCGGCGCGGCTCGCTGTCTATCGACGACGAGGGCACGCCCACCTCGCGCACGGTGCTGATCGAGGACGGCATCCTGGTGGGCTACCTGCAGGACCGCATGAACGCCCGCCTGATGGGTGTCGCCGCCACCGGCAACGGCCGGCGCCAGTCCTATGCCCACGCCCCCATCCCGCGCATGACCAACACCTTCATGATGGCCGGGACCGCGGACCCGGCCGAGATCATCGCCTCGGTGCCGCGCGGCATCTACGCCGTCAATTTCGGCGGCGGTCAGGTGGACATCACCAACGGCAAGTTCGTGTTCTCCGCCTCGGAAGCCTATCTGATCGAGAACGGCAAGGTCGGCCCGGCGGTCAAGGGCGCCACCCTGATCGGCAACGGTCCCGATGCCCTGACCCGCATCACCATGATCGGCAACGACCTGGCGCTCGACCCCGGCATCGGCACCTGCGGCAAGGACGGCCAGGGCGTGCCGGTGGGCGTCGGCCAGCCGACGCTGCGCATGGACGGCCTGACGGTGGGCGGAACGGCCGTATGA